In Bradyrhizobium guangxiense, one DNA window encodes the following:
- a CDS encoding CopG family transcriptional regulator: protein MRNRMNVYFPPELLAQITELADRKNISRSAIVEAAVSSFLSPDGSDRREAAFSRRLDRISRQMQRLERDLGLTAETLALFVRFWLTVTPPLPSDAQAAAQAKGRERFEGFVETLGRRLQKGQSFLREIPEDIVRQPADGDSN, encoded by the coding sequence ATGCGCAACCGCATGAACGTCTACTTCCCTCCAGAGCTGTTGGCACAGATCACGGAACTTGCCGATCGAAAAAACATCTCACGCTCTGCAATCGTCGAGGCGGCAGTCAGCTCGTTCCTGTCCCCAGATGGCTCGGACCGGCGGGAAGCCGCCTTTTCGCGTCGTCTCGACAGGATATCGCGCCAAATGCAACGCCTCGAACGCGACCTCGGACTTACCGCTGAAACTCTGGCTCTGTTCGTGCGGTTCTGGTTGACAGTCACGCCCCCGCTTCCCTCCGACGCCCAGGCTGCCGCCCAAGCCAAGGGGCGTGAGCGCTTCGAGGGTTTTGTCGAGACGCTCGGCCGTCGCCTGCAAAAGGGGCAGAGTTTTCTGCGCGAGATTCCCGAAGATATCGTTCGGCAGCCGGCGGACGGAGACAGCAACTGA
- a CDS encoding conjugal transfer protein TraG, producing MSGTKILWGQLVAVGAIVLLTIWSATEWTAWRLAFQPELGLPWFKMYGFAVYYPPEFFWWWFVFDAYAPDVFTEGAYIAASGSFLSIAVAIAMSVWRAREAKDVATYGSARWAKLEEVRAGGLLSADGVVLGRLEKNDLRHDGPEHVLCFAPTRSGKGVGLVVPSLLTWPHSAIVHDIKGENWQLTAGFRSKHGRVLLFDPTNARSSAYNPLLEVRRGEWEVRDVQNVADVLVDPEGSLDKRNHWEKTSHSLLVGAILHVLYAEPNKTLAGVAAFLSDPKRPIETTLNAMMTTAHLKDQGPHPVVASTARELLNKSENERSGVLSTAMSFLGLYRDPVVAEVTSRCDWRIADLIADNCPTTLYLVVPPSDISRTKPLVRLILNQIGRRITEDLQDKDRRHRVLLMLDEFPALGRLDFFESALAFMAGYGIKAFLIAQSLNQIEKAYGPNNAILDNCHVRVSFATNDERTARRVSDALGTATEIRSMKNYAGHRLNPWLGHLMVSRQDTARPLLTPGEVMQLPPSEEIVMVAGTPPIRARKVRYYEDERFAERVLPPPDPVKIRRSSRADSWSGLKAAIPDKTPADIGGGDADTANGGLRREPELPDHLAIVKETTEVAPAEEFAVLEDDEDAARQSRLLRQKMRGVARKAALDPNDGIEL from the coding sequence ATGTCCGGAACCAAGATCTTGTGGGGGCAGCTCGTGGCTGTCGGCGCGATCGTCCTGCTCACGATCTGGAGCGCGACGGAGTGGACGGCCTGGCGCTTGGCCTTCCAACCCGAGCTCGGTCTGCCCTGGTTCAAGATGTATGGATTTGCGGTCTATTACCCGCCCGAGTTCTTCTGGTGGTGGTTCGTGTTCGACGCCTATGCACCTGACGTATTCACCGAGGGCGCCTACATCGCCGCCTCTGGAAGCTTTCTCTCCATCGCCGTGGCCATCGCCATGTCTGTCTGGCGCGCCCGGGAGGCCAAGGACGTTGCCACCTATGGCTCGGCCCGATGGGCCAAGCTTGAGGAGGTGAGGGCGGGAGGTTTGCTGAGCGCGGACGGGGTTGTGCTTGGCCGACTGGAGAAGAACGACCTGCGTCACGATGGGCCCGAGCACGTCCTCTGCTTTGCTCCAACGAGGTCCGGCAAGGGCGTCGGGCTCGTCGTCCCCTCGCTGCTGACATGGCCGCACTCGGCCATCGTGCACGACATCAAGGGTGAGAACTGGCAGCTCACAGCCGGGTTTCGGTCGAAGCACGGCCGTGTGCTGCTGTTCGATCCGACCAATGCCAGATCATCAGCCTATAATCCGCTTCTGGAGGTCCGGCGCGGGGAGTGGGAGGTCAGGGACGTCCAGAACGTCGCAGATGTGCTCGTAGACCCCGAGGGCTCGCTCGACAAGCGGAACCATTGGGAGAAAACCAGTCATTCCCTGCTCGTCGGGGCAATCCTTCACGTCCTCTATGCCGAGCCCAATAAGACGCTCGCCGGCGTCGCCGCTTTTCTATCGGATCCCAAGCGGCCGATCGAAACGACGCTGAACGCGATGATGACGACAGCACACCTCAAGGACCAGGGGCCGCATCCGGTCGTCGCCTCTACGGCAAGAGAGCTGCTGAACAAATCCGAGAATGAACGCTCGGGTGTGCTTTCGACAGCGATGTCCTTCCTCGGACTTTATCGGGATCCCGTCGTCGCCGAAGTGACAAGCCGCTGCGATTGGCGGATCGCCGACCTTATCGCAGACAACTGCCCCACCACGCTCTACCTGGTCGTGCCGCCCTCGGATATTTCGCGAACCAAGCCACTAGTCCGCTTGATCCTCAACCAAATCGGGCGGCGGATCACCGAGGACCTTCAGGATAAGGATCGCCGTCACCGCGTGTTGCTGATGCTGGATGAATTTCCAGCTTTGGGACGACTTGATTTTTTCGAGTCGGCACTGGCTTTCATGGCCGGCTACGGCATCAAGGCGTTCCTCATTGCCCAGTCGCTCAACCAGATCGAGAAGGCCTACGGCCCGAATAACGCGATCCTAGACAACTGTCATGTCCGGGTAAGCTTTGCGACCAATGATGAGCGCACCGCAAGGCGCGTCTCCGATGCGCTAGGCACGGCAACCGAAATACGCTCCATGAAGAACTACGCCGGCCATCGGCTCAACCCATGGCTCGGCCATCTCATGGTCTCTCGCCAAGATACCGCGCGGCCGCTTCTGACCCCGGGAGAGGTCATGCAGCTGCCGCCGTCAGAGGAGATCGTGATGGTGGCAGGCACTCCTCCAATCCGTGCGAGAAAAGTGCGCTACTACGAGGATGAGCGATTTGCCGAGCGCGTACTTCCCCCGCCAGATCCCGTCAAGATCCGAAGGTCTTCTCGCGCCGACAGCTGGTCAGGGCTGAAGGCCGCTATTCCCGATAAGACGCCCGCGGACATTGGCGGTGGCGACGCTGACACGGCCAATGGCGGACTGCGGCGAGAGCCCGAGCTTCCGGATCACCTCGCCATCGTTAAGGAAACGACGGAGGTCGCGCCGGCCGAGGAATTCGCCGTGCTGGAAGACGACGAAGATGCCGCGCGCCAGTCGCGCCTGCTGCGGCAGAAGATGCGCGGCGTTGCGCGGAAAGCCGCACTCGACCCGAATGATGGCATTGAATTGTGA
- a CDS encoding VirB3 family type IV secretion system protein, whose protein sequence is MQEGVAGFLVPVHRALTEPILMGGAPRAVAIVNGTLAAALGLGLRLWIAGLLLWALGHAAAVWAAKRDPAFVEVVHRHLRIPAHFDL, encoded by the coding sequence ATGCAGGAGGGCGTCGCAGGCTTCCTCGTGCCGGTGCATCGCGCATTGACCGAACCGATCCTGATGGGCGGAGCGCCGAGAGCTGTTGCGATCGTCAATGGCACGCTCGCAGCGGCACTTGGATTGGGATTGCGCCTGTGGATCGCGGGCCTGCTGCTCTGGGCGCTCGGCCACGCCGCAGCTGTATGGGCCGCAAAGCGCGATCCCGCTTTCGTCGAGGTCGTACACCGCCACCTGCGAATTCCCGCTCATTTCGATCTTTAG
- a CDS encoding TrbC/VirB2 family protein has translation MTTTATPVMAAGSNMPWEQPLNQILQSVEGPVAKIIAVIIIVVTGLTLAFGDSSGGFRRLIQIVFGLSIAFAASSFFLSFFSFGGGVVI, from the coding sequence ATGACCACGACCGCTACCCCCGTCATGGCCGCCGGCTCCAACATGCCCTGGGAGCAGCCGCTCAACCAGATTCTGCAATCGGTCGAGGGGCCTGTCGCCAAGATCATCGCGGTCATCATCATCGTGGTCACAGGCTTGACGCTGGCCTTCGGCGATTCGTCCGGCGGCTTTCGCCGGCTGATCCAGATCGTCTTCGGCCTGTCGATTGCCTTTGCGGCTTCGAGTTTCTTCCTGTCGTTCTTCTCGTTTGGCGGCGGCGTGGTGATCTGA
- the trbE gene encoding conjugal transfer protein TrbE yields MLNLAEYRKSNTRLADFLPWAALVDEGIVLNKDGSFQRTAKFRGPDLDSAVPAELVAVAGRLNNALRRLGSGWAVFVEAQRHSAGAYPPSMFPDVASALVDAERKAQFEEEGVHYESSYYLTLLYLPPPEDAARAERLLYEGCARNEDADARQVLAGFVDRTARLLQLIEGFMPECRWLDDSETLTYLHATISTKRHRVRVPEIPMYLDALLADQPLSGGLEPMLGAAHLRVLTIVGFPTATTPGILDDLNRLAFSYRWSSRAIMLDKLEATRLLTRIRRQWFAKRKSIAAILKEVMTNEASSLLDTDAHNKAMDADAALQELGSDEIGEAFVTATVIVWDLNARAADEKLRQVEKVIQGRDFTCMVETVNAVEAWLGSLPGHVYANVRQPPISTLNLAHMIPLSAVWAGEARDQHFNAPPLLFGKTEGSTPFRFSLHVGDVGHTLVVGPTGAGKSVLLALMALQFRRYPGSQVFAFDFGGSIRAAAIAMGGDWHDLGGALSADDGAPIALQPLAWIDNPAERAWATDWVAALLTREKVDLSPEGKDHLWSALTSLASAPVPERTLTGLSVLLQSNVLKRALQPYCLGGPYGRLLDAEFERLGEASVQAFETEGLIGTGAAPAVLAYLFHRIGDRLDGRPTLIIVDEGWLALDDADFAGQLREWLKTLRKKNASVVFATQSLSDIDGSAIAPAIIESCPTRLLLPNERAIEPQITAIYRRFGLNDRQIELLSRATPKRDYYCQSRRGNRMFELGLGEVALAFTAASAKSDQLAIEHLVAEHGAEGFLAVWLEHRGASWAIDLIPNLKNLESSR; encoded by the coding sequence ATGTTGAATCTTGCCGAATATCGCAAGTCGAACACCCGCCTTGCGGACTTCCTTCCCTGGGCCGCGTTGGTCGATGAGGGCATTGTCCTGAACAAGGATGGCTCGTTCCAACGCACGGCCAAATTTCGCGGGCCCGATCTCGACAGCGCGGTACCGGCGGAGCTCGTCGCAGTCGCCGGCCGGCTCAACAATGCGCTGCGCCGCCTTGGCTCGGGCTGGGCGGTCTTCGTCGAAGCCCAGCGTCACTCCGCGGGAGCATACCCGCCGAGCATGTTCCCGGACGTCGCCTCCGCGCTCGTTGACGCCGAGCGCAAGGCCCAGTTCGAGGAGGAGGGCGTCCACTACGAGTCGAGCTACTATCTTACGCTCCTTTATCTTCCGCCGCCGGAAGATGCCGCAAGGGCCGAGCGGCTTCTCTATGAGGGCTGCGCTCGCAACGAAGATGCCGATGCGCGGCAGGTGCTGGCTGGCTTCGTTGATCGGACGGCGCGCCTCCTGCAGTTGATCGAAGGCTTCATGCCCGAATGCCGCTGGCTCGATGACAGCGAAACACTGACCTATCTTCACGCGACGATCTCGACAAAGCGCCATCGTGTCCGCGTCCCGGAGATCCCGATGTACCTGGACGCTCTGCTGGCGGATCAGCCGCTCTCGGGAGGGCTGGAGCCGATGCTGGGAGCGGCGCATTTGCGGGTGCTCACGATCGTCGGCTTCCCGACCGCCACGACCCCTGGGATTCTTGATGACCTCAATCGGCTTGCCTTCTCCTATCGCTGGTCGAGCCGAGCCATCATGCTCGACAAGCTAGAAGCCACAAGGCTGCTAACCCGAATTCGCCGGCAGTGGTTCGCCAAGCGGAAGTCTATTGCCGCGATCCTGAAGGAGGTGATGACGAACGAAGCATCCTCGCTGCTGGATACCGATGCGCACAACAAGGCGATGGACGCGGACGCCGCGCTCCAGGAACTTGGATCCGACGAGATCGGAGAGGCCTTTGTCACCGCCACTGTCATCGTTTGGGATCTGAATGCAAGGGCGGCCGACGAAAAGCTACGCCAAGTGGAAAAGGTCATTCAGGGTCGCGATTTCACCTGCATGGTCGAGACGGTCAATGCCGTCGAGGCGTGGCTCGGCAGCCTCCCCGGCCATGTCTACGCCAATGTTCGGCAGCCTCCGATCTCCACCTTGAATCTCGCGCACATGATTCCTCTCTCTGCCGTCTGGGCAGGCGAGGCGAGGGACCAGCACTTCAACGCGCCGCCGCTGCTCTTTGGCAAGACGGAAGGCTCGACGCCATTCCGCTTCTCCCTTCACGTTGGCGACGTCGGGCATACTCTTGTTGTGGGACCGACCGGCGCCGGCAAATCGGTTCTGCTCGCGTTGATGGCCCTTCAGTTCCGCCGCTATCCCGGCTCGCAGGTGTTCGCGTTCGATTTTGGCGGCTCGATCCGGGCGGCCGCGATCGCCATGGGCGGCGATTGGCACGACCTTGGTGGCGCGTTGTCGGCCGATGATGGCGCACCGATCGCATTGCAGCCGCTGGCCTGGATCGACAATCCCGCCGAACGGGCCTGGGCGACTGACTGGGTGGCCGCTCTTCTTACACGAGAGAAGGTCGATCTTTCTCCAGAAGGCAAGGACCATCTGTGGTCGGCCCTGACCTCGCTTGCCTCGGCACCGGTACCCGAGCGGACGCTAACCGGGCTTTCTGTCCTTCTGCAGTCGAACGTCCTCAAGCGCGCTCTCCAGCCCTATTGTCTGGGTGGGCCCTATGGGCGGCTGCTGGATGCAGAATTCGAGCGGCTTGGGGAAGCCTCAGTCCAGGCATTTGAGACCGAAGGACTGATCGGAACGGGGGCTGCGCCGGCCGTACTCGCTTATCTTTTTCACCGGATCGGTGACCGGCTCGACGGCAGGCCTACATTGATCATCGTCGACGAGGGGTGGCTAGCGCTCGATGATGCCGATTTCGCAGGACAGTTGCGGGAGTGGCTGAAGACGCTCCGAAAAAAGAACGCCTCGGTGGTGTTTGCCACCCAGTCCCTTTCCGACATCGACGGCTCGGCAATCGCCCCCGCAATCATCGAGAGCTGCCCGACGCGGCTGCTCTTGCCAAACGAGCGCGCGATCGAGCCGCAGATCACAGCCATCTATCGCCGGTTCGGGCTCAATGATCGCCAAATCGAACTCCTGAGCAGGGCAACGCCGAAGCGCGACTATTATTGCCAGTCTCGCCGAGGCAACCGCATGTTCGAGCTTGGCCTCGGCGAGGTCGCACTCGCCTTTACAGCCGCATCAGCCAAGTCCGATCAACTCGCAATCGAGCACCTGGTCGCCGAGCACGGCGCCGAGGGGTTTCTAGCGGTCTGGCTTGAGCACCGCGGAGCAAGCTGGGCTATCGACCTCATCCCGAATCTGAAAAATCTGGAGTCATCACGATGA
- a CDS encoding relaxase/mobilization nuclease domain-containing protein, producing MNTKDSELHIRPGRIRSTRAPKAKSFFNQVLQAAQKAGHTSASSMSRGGRVGRSTFGRGRLQFARNRLFSAARRVTVKARVARHKGLAFGSASLAAHISYLRRDGVTRSGERASLFDAEREEVDGSAFAERCKGDRHHFRFIIAPEDGGEMSDLKAFTRDLARQMKADLGTRLDWVAVDHWNTDNPHIHLLVRGVSDNVEDLVISRDYISQGLRSRAEELASIELGPKAEHEIRRALEREVFAERWTRLDREIRLAADETGYLDLRPDREGISDPEIRRLMIGRLQHLQKMGLASSAVPGEWMVGLDAEPHLRDLAIRGDIIKTMHQAMTERGQERSLSEFAVTGERTTAPIIGRLLATGLHDELTGEAYALIDATDGRLHHVRFRGLEAFEQAPPIGGIVEVRQFGGMDEQRPTRVLANRSDFDLPAQIGAPGATWLDHRLVERDSMPLALGGFGREARQAMQARAEHLAEAGLAHRAGGRIILQRDLLNTLRRRELEAAGAEIAAETGLPHAQAAVGEQVAGTYRKSLSLTSGRFALIDNGLGFQLVPWTRELEKRLGQHVTGSVRDGGGIEWSFGRKRDLGL from the coding sequence GTGAATACCAAGGACAGCGAACTTCACATCCGGCCCGGCCGCATCCGCAGCACGCGCGCGCCCAAGGCCAAGAGCTTCTTCAATCAGGTACTGCAAGCGGCGCAGAAGGCGGGCCACACCTCCGCCTCCTCGATGAGCCGCGGAGGACGCGTCGGGCGCTCGACGTTCGGCCGCGGCCGGCTCCAGTTTGCCCGCAACCGTCTGTTTAGCGCTGCGCGCCGCGTGACCGTGAAGGCGCGGGTCGCGCGGCATAAGGGATTGGCATTCGGCTCGGCATCACTCGCGGCGCATATCTCGTACCTCCGGCGCGATGGCGTGACCCGCAGCGGCGAGAGAGCCTCGCTGTTTGACGCCGAACGCGAAGAGGTTGATGGCAGCGCCTTCGCCGAGCGTTGCAAGGGCGATCGGCATCATTTTCGATTCATCATCGCACCCGAGGACGGGGGCGAGATGAGCGATCTGAAAGCGTTCACGCGCGATCTCGCCAGGCAGATGAAGGCGGACCTCGGCACACGGCTCGACTGGGTCGCCGTCGATCACTGGAACACGGACAATCCACACATTCACCTGCTTGTTCGCGGGGTCAGCGACAACGTTGAGGACCTCGTGATCTCCCGCGACTATATCAGCCAGGGACTACGCTCTCGCGCGGAAGAGCTGGCATCCATCGAGCTCGGGCCCAAAGCCGAGCACGAGATCCGCAGGGCTCTCGAACGCGAAGTCTTCGCCGAAAGATGGACACGGCTCGACCGCGAGATCCGTCTGGCTGCCGACGAGACCGGCTATCTCGACCTGCGGCCCGATCGGGAAGGGATATCTGACCCCGAAATCCGCCGCCTTATGATCGGGCGCCTTCAGCATCTGCAAAAGATGGGCCTTGCCTCATCGGCGGTACCCGGTGAGTGGATGGTGGGTTTGGACGCAGAACCCCATCTCAGAGACCTTGCAATTCGGGGCGATATCATCAAGACCATGCATCAAGCGATGACAGAGCGGGGACAGGAACGAAGTCTCTCGGAATTCGCCGTTACGGGGGAAAGAACGACCGCACCGATTATCGGGCGATTATTGGCAACCGGGCTACACGACGAGCTCACCGGCGAAGCCTATGCGCTCATTGATGCGACCGACGGACGGCTCCATCACGTCCGCTTTCGTGGTCTTGAGGCATTCGAACAGGCGCCCCCCATTGGCGGCATTGTCGAAGTCAGGCAGTTCGGTGGGATGGACGAGCAGCGGCCGACGCGCGTGCTCGCCAATCGCTCGGATTTCGATCTTCCCGCGCAAATAGGTGCGCCGGGAGCAACCTGGCTCGACCACCGACTGGTCGAGCGCGATTCGATGCCGCTCGCCTTGGGCGGCTTCGGGCGGGAGGCTCGGCAAGCGATGCAGGCGCGAGCCGAACATCTTGCAGAAGCAGGGCTCGCACACCGAGCGGGAGGGCGCATCATCCTGCAACGCGATCTCCTCAATACGCTGCGGCGCCGGGAGCTAGAGGCGGCCGGTGCCGAAATCGCGGCCGAGACCGGCTTGCCTCACGCGCAAGCCGCAGTCGGTGAGCAGGTCGCAGGAACATACCGAAAGAGCCTGTCCCTCACGTCGGGCCGCTTTGCATTGATCGACAATGGGCTTGGCTTTCAACTCGTCCCCTGGACGCGCGAACTGGAAAAACGCCTCGGCCAGCATGTGACGGGAAGCGTTAGGGATGGCGGTGGGATCGAGTGGAGTTTCGGCCGCAAGCGCGACCTCGGTCTTTGA
- the trbB gene encoding P-type conjugative transfer ATPase TrbB, with product MLRSALGPAVARYLEDDAVIEVMLNPDGRLWIDRLSGGLEDTGQQLSPADGERIIRLVAHHVGAEVHGAAPRISAELPETGERFEGLLPPVVARPTFAIRKPAVAVFTLDDYVAAGIMRAGQAAMLRDAVAGRQNILVAGGTSTGKTTLTNALLVEVAKTSDRVVLIEDTRELQCLAANLVSLRTKDGVVSLSDLVRSSLRLRPDRIPIGEVRGAEALDLLKAWGTGHPGGIGTIHAGSALGALRRLEQLIQEAVVTVPRALIAETINVIAVLSGRGADRRLAELARVEGISAGGDYSLSPAGDLK from the coding sequence ATGCTGCGCAGCGCGCTCGGGCCTGCGGTCGCGCGCTATCTCGAAGACGATGCCGTCATCGAAGTGATGCTCAATCCCGATGGGCGGCTCTGGATCGACCGCCTGTCCGGCGGTTTGGAGGATACCGGCCAGCAGCTGTCACCTGCGGACGGGGAGCGCATCATTCGGCTGGTCGCGCATCATGTCGGTGCAGAGGTCCATGGAGCTGCTCCCCGGATCTCGGCCGAGCTGCCGGAAACCGGAGAGCGGTTCGAGGGATTGTTGCCGCCGGTCGTGGCTCGGCCGACCTTTGCGATCCGAAAGCCAGCGGTCGCTGTCTTTACGCTCGACGATTACGTCGCCGCCGGGATCATGCGCGCCGGTCAAGCCGCGATGCTGCGGGACGCCGTTGCCGGGCGACAGAACATCCTCGTCGCGGGCGGCACGTCGACAGGCAAGACCACGCTGACCAATGCGCTGCTGGTGGAGGTTGCCAAGACCTCCGACCGGGTCGTTCTGATCGAAGATACCAGGGAGCTGCAATGCCTGGCAGCAAACCTCGTGTCTCTGCGAACCAAGGACGGCGTGGTCTCGCTGTCTGACCTCGTGCGCTCTTCACTTCGGCTGCGGCCGGATCGAATTCCAATCGGTGAGGTCCGAGGCGCGGAGGCGCTCGATCTCCTCAAGGCCTGGGGCACGGGGCATCCCGGCGGCATCGGCACGATCCACGCAGGTTCTGCGCTCGGGGCGCTACGTCGCCTGGAGCAGCTCATCCAGGAGGCGGTCGTCACCGTCCCGCGCGCGCTCATTGCCGAGACCATCAATGTCATCGCCGTCCTTTCGGGGCGCGGCGCCGATCGCCGCCTTGCCGAGCTCGCCCGCGTCGAGGGCATCAGTGCGGGCGGCGACTACAGTCTTTCACCAGCAGGAGATCTCAAGTGA